The Erigeron canadensis isolate Cc75 chromosome 4, C_canadensis_v1, whole genome shotgun sequence genome window below encodes:
- the LOC122598474 gene encoding gamma-glutamyl peptidase 5-like: protein MRFAVLLCADDTDYVKDKYGGYFGVFTRMLAEEGEVWDMFHVSCGHFPDDEQIGVYEGFVITGSCKDAHGNDGWICELLTLLNKLDSMNKKVLGICFGHQILARALGGKVGRATSGWDIGVRTINFVSSTKISLSLDTLATLSLIECHRDEVQELPPKVEVLAWSNKTRVEMFKYRDHIMGVQGHPEYTKDILMHLIDRLLHRNLIKESYAMEARAKMDKTDPDKEAWKKLCTDFLKGRI from the exons ATGAGATTCGCGGTACTTTTATGCGCAGACGATACTGATTATGTGAAGGACAAATACGGGGGTTACTTTGGGGTATTTACGAGAATGCTGGCAGAGGAAGGCGAGGTTTGGGACATGTTTCATGTGTCATGTGGACATTTTCCTGATGATGAACAGATTGGAGTTTATGAAGGTTTTGTGATCACAGGTAGTTGCAAGGATGCACACGGTAATGATGGCTGGATATGTGAGCTTCTCACTTTGCTCAATAAGTTGGATTCTATGAACAAAAAAGTTCTTGGCATTTGCTTTGGTCATCAG ATACTAGCCCGTGCCTTGGGAGGTAAAGTTGGCCGTGCGACTTCAGGATGGGATATAGGGGTTCGGACTATCAATTTCGTATCTTCCACAAAAATATCCCTTAGTTTGGATACCCTGGCTACTCTCTCATTGATCGAATGCCATCGTGATGAG GTCCAAGAACTCCCTCCCAAGGTGGAGGTGTTGGCATGGTCAAACAAGACTCGAGTGGAGATGTTCAAGTACCGCGATCACATCATGGGGGTGCAAGGACACCCCGAATACACCAAAGATATTCTTATGCATCTCATTGACCGCCTTCTCCATCGCAATCTTATTAAG GAGTCATATGCTATGGAAGCCAGAGCTAAGATGGACAAGACCGACCCTGATAAGGAGGCCTGGAAGAAGCTATGTACAGACTTTCTCAAGGGTAGAATATGA
- the LOC122598028 gene encoding uncharacterized protein C6C3.02c-like yields the protein MPRRSSGGRSSRASARAPVRNPPAPVNHAPPPAPVQGGNGGSMLGRIGSTIADGMAFGTGSAVAHRAVDAIVGPRTIQHEHVGTAAPQAAPAAATTSFSDACGTHSKAFQDCLNSSGSDISKCQFYMDMLTECRKNSALAV from the exons atGCCTCGCAGAAGCTCCGGTG GAAGGTCATCTCGTGCATCTGCTCGTGCTCCAGTTCGCAACCCCCCTGCACCAG TTAACCATGCACCACCTCCCGCTCCTGTTCAGGGTGGCAATGGTGGATCAATGCTTGGACGCATTGGTTCAACCATAGCTGATG GGATGGCTTTTGGTACCGGAAGTGCTGTTGCTCACAGGGCTGTGGATGCTATCGTGGGTCCTCGTACTATTCAGCATGAACATGTTGGCACTGCTGCTCCACAGGCTGCCCCTGCTGCTGCCACAACATCTTTCTCTGATGCCTGTGGCACGCATTCCAAGGCATTCCAAGAT TGCCTTAACAGCTCTGGAAGTGACATCAGCAAGTGCCAATTCTACATGGATATGCTGACAGAGTGCAGGAAGAACTCAGCCCTTGCAGTTTGA